A region of Coccinella septempunctata chromosome 5, icCocSept1.1, whole genome shotgun sequence DNA encodes the following proteins:
- the LOC123313265 gene encoding uncharacterized protein LOC123313265 isoform X2: protein MSHSVTVTRTTTTTTTSAIIINTGYFKTWPGLFKLLQMILGAVVVGFVSYYYNSYLYRTPVTFFLLTAVAFLIGTFLILLSCMISISTASVLPKTIYEVVYHGFAFILYLAASITFIIEVNHYSNTRYDNHYECYFAAAILGFVITVLYLLSTVHAMRTYRL from the exons ATGTCTCACTCTGTAACTGTAACCAGAACAACCACAACTACGACCACATCGGCAATTATCATAAACACAGGATATTTCAAGACATGGCCTGGCCTGTTCAAACTTCTTCAAATG ATCCTTGGAGCTGTAGTGGTTGGTTTTgttagttattattataattCCTACCTATATCGCACCCCTGTAACATTCTTCCTATTGACAGCAGTGGCATTTCTTATCGGTACATTTTTGATATTACTGTCATGTATGATATCAATTTCAACAGCATCTGTGCTACCGAAGACAATTTAT gAAGTTGTTTATCATGGGTTCGCTTTTATTCTTTATCTGGCAGCTAGTATAACATTCATAATTGAAGTAAATCATTACTCGAATACAAGATATGACAACCACTACGAATGCTACTTTGCAGCGGCC ATACTTGGATTCGTAATAACCGTTCTCTACTTGTTGAGTACCGTCCATGCTATGAGGACTTATAGATTATAG
- the LOC123313417 gene encoding clarin-3, whose amino-acid sequence MSLMKRGMIFITFFGSCLAMALTIVSLGTKFWITSRAKRTSNPLESDGVINFGLFDGKKELNVAYGWRTYDVDVLHLLKYEPEFMSYGIWLGTVVAVCGSLVFSALAAVFAIVTVSRRSKYTKGSVKLYLWNFLALLAQIAAIILWLVQFYLKLQYNVLSREDKDNMWSSDGMAELGYSFWCVTGAAAAILCNIFIICIANSDDDIEQVISVVEEKTNGAIMLY is encoded by the exons ATGAGTCTAATGAAGAGAGGAATGATATTCATCACCTTCTTTGGGTCATGCCTTGCCATGGCCCTAACGATTGTCAGCCTAGGAACAAAATTTTGGATAACATCGAGAGCCAAACGGACATCGAATCCTTTGGAGAGCGATGGAGTCATCAATTTTGGTCTTTTCGATGGCAAGAAGGAACTGAACGTGGCTTATGGATGGAGAACATACGATGTGGATG TTCTGCACCTATTAAAATATGAGCCAGAGTTCATGAGTTACGGAATATGGTTGGGCACCGTGGTAGCAGTTTGTGGCAGCCTGGTTTTCTCAGCACTAGCAGCAGTTTTTGCCATAGTTACTGTGTCCAGAAGATCAAAATACACCAAGGGATCGGTTAAGTTGTACCTTTGGAATTTTTTGGCTT tgctTGCTCAAATTGCTGCAATAATTCTCTGGTTGGTACAGTTCTATCTGAAACTTCAATATAATGTTTTATCAAGGGAAGATAAAGATAACATGTGGTCTTCGGATGGTATGGCTGAGCTGGGATACTCATTTTG GTGTGTCACTGGAGCTGCAGCTGCAATCTTATGCAACATTTTCATTATATGCATTGCTAACAGTGACGACGACATTGAACAAGTGATATCAGTAGTTGAGGAGAAGACAAATGGAGCTATAATGCTGTATTGA
- the LOC123314267 gene encoding lymphokine-activated killer T-cell-originated protein kinase-like, whose amino-acid sequence MDKKDNVLSTPIRNKTGKTMLIPPSPFMKKIGFGTGVCVYEYQRSPLASKIRSPWAIKKLSKSKKGDIHLNERLKWEAEVLRKLQHPNIVGFRAHLKSNAGNILAMEECSACLGNLIEERRENGPLSPYSKNIIIKVGLDISSALNYLHNTALILHCDIKSFNILIKGDFNICKLCDFGVCLPLKKDGTIDEEKAGDEYEYTGTPMWSPPEVMKFPQKVSSKADIYSFGLVLQEMLTLTIPITEDMMESMDISNEDEEEFDALAMNDSIEYPHIDMVVYKDIIDLINMCTSSEPKHRPSSRKLEGIFRGLTLKQT is encoded by the exons atggaTAAAAAGGATAACGTTTTATCAACACCAATTAGAAATAAAACTGGAAAAACTATGTTGATTCCACCCTCTCCGTTTATGAAGAAAATAGGTTTTGGAACAG GTGTGTGTGTGTACGAGTACCAAAGGTCGCCATTAGCTTCTAAAATAAGATCACCATGGGCAATCAAGAAGTTGAGCAAATCGAAAAAAGGGGATATTCATCTCAATGAGCGGTTGAAATGGGAAGCCGAAGTTTTGAGAAAATTGCAACATCCAAATATAGTGGGTTTTCGAGCTCACTTAAAATCAAATGCTGGTAATATTTTGGCCATGGAAGAATGCTCAGCATGTTTGGGAAATCTGATTGAAGAAAGGAGAGAGAATGGTCCATTGTCACCATATTCTAAGAACATCATTATTAAAGTTGGTCTCGATATAAGTAGTGCCTTGAATTATTTGCATAATACTGCTCTCATATTGCATTGTGATATAAAATCTTTCAATATACTGATAAAAGGAGATTTTAACATATGCAAATTATGTGACTTTGGTGTCTGCTTACCATTAAAGAAAGATGGTACAATAGATGAAGAAAAAGCAGGGGATGAATATGAATATACTGGTACACCAATGTGGTCCCCTCCTGAAGTTATGAAATTTCCCCAAAAAGTTAGCAGTAAGGCTGATATCTACTCATTTGGACTTGTTTTACAAGAAATGTTAACGTTAACAATACCAATTACCGAGGATATGATGGAGTCAATGGATATCTCAAACGAAGATGAAGAAGAATTTGATGCTTTGGCAATGAATGACTCAATAGAATATCCCCATATCGATATGGTTGTCTATAAAGATATCATAGATTTGATAAATATGTGTACTTCTAGTGAACCAAAACATAGACCAAGTTCTAGAAAATTGGAGGGAATATTCAGGGGATTGACACTTAAACAAAcataa
- the LOC123314268 gene encoding protein singles bar yields the protein MRPAIVVMPNSQGGIGCCGCFRCCTCVNVNFLKTEIGVVKTLEVLLGMICHSLVLNFGTQYALTIGSSYQSFLTTASWSFLTTGLLILCYLLSPRSLGLIRQSLFETAFNGIAAFSYITSCSYLGYAVNMFLQPLALMSTAVNAYPAVSTAYILGSFVGLLYLYDAWKSWTYYRNFI from the exons ATGAGACCAGCAATTGTAGTGATGCCAAATTCACAAGGCGGTATTGGATGTTGTGGATGTTTTAGGTGTTGTACTTGTGTCAATGTGAACTTTTTAAAAACGGAAATAGGAGTAGTCAAAACCTTAGAAGTT CTTTTGGGAATGATATGCCACTCCTTGGTGCTGAATTTTGGGACGCAGTATGCTCTGACTATAGGCTCCTCTTATCAATCCTTCCTGACCACAGCCTCGTGGAGTTTTTTGACGACAGGTTTACTTATATTATGTTACCTTCTTTCACCTAGATCCCTTGGATTGATTAGGCAATCTTTATTC GAAACAGCTTTCAATGGTATTGCAGCATTCAGTTACATTACAAGTTGTTCATATCTAGGGTATGCTGTTAACATGTTTTTACAGCCACTTGCCCTAATGTCTACTGCAGTAAATGCCTATCCAGCTGTTAGTACTGCTTAT ATTCTCGGATCATTTGTAGGTCttttatatttatatgatgCTTGGAAGTCTTGGACGTATTACAGGAATTTTATATGA
- the LOC123313265 gene encoding uncharacterized protein LOC123313265 isoform X1: MREIDRMSHSVTVTRTTTTTTTSAIIINTGYFKTWPGLFKLLQMILGAVVVGFVSYYYNSYLYRTPVTFFLLTAVAFLIGTFLILLSCMISISTASVLPKTIYEVVYHGFAFILYLAASITFIIEVNHYSNTRYDNHYECYFAAAILGFVITVLYLLSTVHAMRTYRL; this comes from the exons ATGAGAG AAATCGACAGAATGTCTCACTCTGTAACTGTAACCAGAACAACCACAACTACGACCACATCGGCAATTATCATAAACACAGGATATTTCAAGACATGGCCTGGCCTGTTCAAACTTCTTCAAATG ATCCTTGGAGCTGTAGTGGTTGGTTTTgttagttattattataattCCTACCTATATCGCACCCCTGTAACATTCTTCCTATTGACAGCAGTGGCATTTCTTATCGGTACATTTTTGATATTACTGTCATGTATGATATCAATTTCAACAGCATCTGTGCTACCGAAGACAATTTAT gAAGTTGTTTATCATGGGTTCGCTTTTATTCTTTATCTGGCAGCTAGTATAACATTCATAATTGAAGTAAATCATTACTCGAATACAAGATATGACAACCACTACGAATGCTACTTTGCAGCGGCC ATACTTGGATTCGTAATAACCGTTCTCTACTTGTTGAGTACCGTCCATGCTATGAGGACTTATAGATTATAG